A window of the Vibrio fluvialis genome harbors these coding sequences:
- a CDS encoding L-serine ammonia-lyase, translating to MISVFDIYKIGVGPSSSHTVGPMKAGKQFIDDLRAMGKLRDITKITVDVYGSLSLTGKGHHTDIAIIMGLAGNTPEKVDIDAIPGFIARVEETERLPVGMHCHTVAFPREGGMNFHRTNLSLHENGMQIHAWIDEDVAYSKTYYSIGGGFIVDEENFGKAIESPVQVPYPFSTAEELVNQCKDSGLSMSTLVMANEKALHSDEEVRTYFANIWRTMRECMERGMSTEGILPGPLRVPRRAAALRQQLLTSEKITNDPMAVVDWVNMYAFAVNEENAAGGRVVTAPTNGACGIIPAVLAYYDKFIQTVTEKDYIRYFAASGAIGGLYKQNASISGAEVGCQGEVGVACSMAAAGLAELLGGSPEQVCMAAEIAMEHNLGLTCDPVAGQVQVPCIERNGIAAVKAINSTRMALRRSSAPRVSLDKVIETMLETGKDMNAKYRETSTGGLAVKVIC from the coding sequence ATGATTAGTGTATTTGATATCTATAAAATCGGTGTCGGTCCTTCGAGCTCACACACAGTCGGACCGATGAAAGCGGGTAAGCAGTTTATTGATGACCTGCGTGCAATGGGAAAATTGCGCGACATCACTAAAATCACCGTGGACGTTTATGGATCATTGTCACTGACAGGGAAAGGTCACCACACGGATATCGCGATCATCATGGGTCTGGCAGGCAACACGCCAGAAAAAGTGGATATCGATGCCATTCCGGGCTTCATTGCCCGCGTTGAAGAAACTGAACGCCTACCTGTCGGCATGCACTGTCATACGGTTGCCTTCCCTCGTGAAGGTGGCATGAACTTCCACAGAACAAACCTGTCTCTGCACGAAAACGGTATGCAGATTCACGCGTGGATTGATGAAGACGTTGCATATTCAAAGACTTACTACTCTATCGGCGGTGGTTTCATCGTGGATGAAGAGAACTTTGGTAAAGCCATTGAGTCTCCTGTTCAAGTGCCTTACCCGTTCAGCACAGCTGAAGAGCTGGTAAACCAGTGTAAAGACAGCGGTCTGTCGATGAGTACACTGGTGATGGCGAACGAAAAAGCGCTGCACTCTGATGAAGAAGTGCGTACTTATTTCGCCAACATTTGGCGCACCATGCGTGAATGTATGGAACGTGGTATGAGCACCGAAGGCATTCTGCCTGGGCCTCTGCGTGTTCCTCGTCGTGCGGCTGCTCTGCGTCAACAACTGCTGACTTCAGAGAAAATCACCAACGATCCAATGGCGGTGGTTGACTGGGTTAACATGTACGCATTTGCTGTGAACGAAGAAAACGCAGCCGGTGGCCGCGTGGTGACAGCACCAACCAACGGTGCATGTGGCATCATTCCTGCGGTTCTGGCGTACTACGACAAGTTCATCCAAACCGTAACCGAAAAAGATTACATCCGTTACTTTGCCGCTTCTGGCGCAATCGGTGGTCTGTACAAGCAAAATGCCTCCATCTCTGGCGCTGAAGTCGGCTGTCAGGGTGAAGTGGGCGTAGCCTGTTCAATGGCAGCCGCTGGTCTGGCTGAGCTGCTTGGCGGTAGCCCTGAGCAAGTGTGTATGGCCGCTGAAATCGCGATGGAACACAACTTAGGTCTGACGTGTGACCCGGTTGCCGGCCAAGTGCAGGTGCCATGTATTGAACGTAACGGTATTGCAGCGGTGAAAGCGATCAACTCTACCCGTATGGCTCTGCGTCGCTCTTCTGCGCCACGCGTGTCTCTGGATAAGGTTATCGAAACCATGCTGGAAACCGGTAAAGACATGAACGCGAAATACCGCGAAACGTCGACAGGCGGTCTGGCAGTAAAAGTTA
- a CDS encoding aromatic amino acid transport family protein, translating to MNTTTTVSSTTQSAGKWTYKDFVWSLSLFGTAVGAGVLFLPIKAGAGGFWPLVILALLAAPMTWFAHKSLARFVLSAKNPESDITDTVEEHFGKAGANLITFAYFFAIYPIVLIYGVGITNTVDSFLVNQIGMESIPRWLLSGALISAMTAGVVFGKELMLKATSAMVYPLVFILLALSVFLIPEWNTSMMEVAPDWSGMPAIIWLAIPIIVFSFNHSPIISQFTKEQRMQHGDNAVAKTDMITGGAAMMLMGFVMFFVFSVVLSLSPEQLAMAKEQNISVLSYLANIHESPMISYLGPIVAFAAITSSYFGHFLGAHEGLVGLVKSRSEMPISKIEKISLIFIVVTTWMVAIVNPSILGMIETMGAPMIAAILFLLPVFAMQKVPAMAKYKTSAPVQIFTVICGLAAISSVIYGAL from the coding sequence ATGAATACAACCACTACGGTTTCATCTACCACACAATCTGCTGGTAAATGGACCTATAAAGATTTCGTATGGTCTCTGTCGCTGTTCGGTACCGCCGTAGGCGCAGGCGTTCTGTTTCTGCCTATCAAGGCTGGTGCGGGCGGTTTTTGGCCATTAGTTATTTTAGCCCTACTCGCTGCTCCAATGACGTGGTTCGCTCATAAGAGCTTGGCACGTTTCGTTTTATCAGCGAAAAACCCTGAATCGGACATCACAGACACTGTAGAAGAACACTTTGGTAAAGCTGGCGCTAACCTTATTACCTTTGCTTACTTTTTCGCGATTTACCCTATCGTTCTGATCTACGGTGTTGGTATTACAAACACAGTGGATTCTTTCCTGGTAAACCAGATCGGCATGGAATCGATTCCTCGCTGGTTACTGTCAGGTGCGCTGATTTCAGCCATGACTGCTGGTGTCGTATTCGGTAAAGAATTGATGCTGAAAGCAACCTCTGCGATGGTTTACCCACTGGTATTCATCCTGCTGGCGTTGTCTGTATTCCTGATCCCTGAATGGAACACTTCGATGATGGAAGTGGCACCTGACTGGTCTGGCATGCCTGCTATCATTTGGCTTGCGATCCCTATCATTGTGTTCTCGTTCAACCACAGCCCAATCATCAGCCAGTTCACTAAAGAACAGCGCATGCAACACGGTGACAATGCGGTTGCTAAAACCGACATGATCACTGGCGGCGCAGCCATGATGCTGATGGGCTTTGTTATGTTCTTCGTCTTCTCTGTGGTTCTGTCTCTGTCTCCAGAGCAACTGGCTATGGCGAAAGAACAAAACATCAGCGTTCTGTCTTACCTGGCAAACATCCATGAATCACCAATGATCTCTTACTTGGGTCCAATCGTGGCATTTGCAGCGATCACTTCAAGCTACTTCGGCCACTTCCTAGGTGCGCACGAAGGTCTGGTCGGTCTGGTAAAATCTCGCAGCGAGATGCCTATCAGCAAGATTGAAAAAATCTCTCTGATCTTCATCGTAGTGACCACTTGGATGGTAGCAATTGTTAACCCAAGCATCCTGGGCATGATTGAGACCATGGGCGCTCCAATGATTGCCGCAATCCTCTTCCTGCTGCCGGTTTTCGCGATGCAGAAAGTACCTGCAATGGCGAAGTACAAGACTTCAGCACCAGTGCAAATTTTCACAGTTATTTGTGGTCTTGCAGCCATTAGTTCTGTAATCTACGGCGCTCTTTAA
- a CDS encoding CoA pyrophosphatase: MRPISKAELIRGFQLITPVGYHAESLHRVAHLKSLSLRKASVLIGFVERPTGLNVVLTKRAAHLKHHPGQISFPGGKYEESDGTLYQTAMRETREEIGIQEDQIEILGQLPELVTVSKFAVTPVLAFISPDYKTLIDANEVEEVFEVPADFLLDRRQLFSNTFQIKNSPHRVFAIPYKHHFIWGMTAQIIQSLQKHINSGR; this comes from the coding sequence TTGCGTCCAATCAGCAAAGCCGAATTGATTCGGGGTTTCCAACTGATTACTCCGGTGGGCTACCACGCAGAATCCCTTCATCGCGTCGCACACCTGAAATCCCTTTCGTTAAGAAAAGCTTCTGTTTTGATTGGTTTTGTTGAACGCCCGACGGGTTTGAATGTGGTGCTCACTAAACGCGCCGCACATCTGAAACATCACCCGGGCCAGATCAGTTTTCCGGGTGGGAAATATGAAGAGAGCGATGGCACGTTGTACCAAACCGCCATGCGTGAAACGCGTGAAGAGATCGGCATTCAGGAAGATCAGATTGAAATTCTTGGTCAGCTCCCCGAGCTTGTTACCGTGAGTAAATTTGCGGTAACACCCGTGTTGGCATTTATTTCACCAGATTATAAAACCCTCATCGATGCGAACGAGGTAGAAGAAGTTTTTGAGGTCCCTGCCGACTTCCTGTTGGATCGTCGTCAACTGTTCAGCAACACTTTTCAAATCAAAAACTCCCCTCACCGAGTGTTCGCCATTCCATATAAACATCATTTTATATGGGGTATGACGGCACAAATCATCCAATCCCTACAAAAACACATAAATAGTGGTCGATGA
- a CDS encoding heme NO-binding domain-containing protein, which produces MKGIIFTEFLELVEDKFGLDVLDQVLEQAADSGVYTSVGSYDHKALVKLIIELSRVTGIDSNQLQRVYGVSVFQSLYRTVPASANLSQVNSCFAFIRHVEDYIHVEVKKLYPDAKPPRFLFIDESAAEVSFDYQSARCMSHVCLGLLQGCADYFGEKIDVVMEPQSEDLSRVRFTVTLIE; this is translated from the coding sequence ATGAAAGGCATTATTTTTACCGAGTTTCTCGAGCTGGTTGAAGATAAGTTTGGCTTAGACGTATTGGACCAGGTTCTTGAGCAGGCGGCAGATTCCGGAGTATATACGTCAGTCGGCAGTTATGATCATAAAGCCTTGGTGAAACTGATTATTGAGCTCAGCCGCGTGACTGGGATTGATAGTAATCAGTTACAACGGGTTTATGGAGTCAGCGTTTTTCAGTCGCTGTATCGGACAGTGCCTGCGTCTGCTAATTTGTCTCAGGTGAACAGCTGTTTTGCGTTTATTCGTCACGTAGAGGACTACATACACGTGGAAGTTAAGAAGCTGTATCCAGACGCCAAACCACCCCGGTTCCTGTTTATCGATGAATCCGCCGCAGAGGTCAGTTTTGATTATCAGAGTGCTCGCTGTATGTCTCATGTTTGTTTGGGGCTGCTGCAAGGATGCGCAGACTACTTCGGTGAAAAAATTGATGTTGTTATGGAACCCCAATCGGAAGACCTCAGCCGGGTCCGGTTTACCGTAACGCTGATTGAATAG